GATGCCACGCAATTCCGCTATTTTGGATATCACATCAATAGCGGTGCGGCTTGCTCTACACAGAGTTCCTTTTCGATCGATCCTTGCGAAACGAGGGTCAGTATCAGTTTCCTTCCGAACTCATCCCTTTATGCCGGAAACAGCTTTGTGTCAGGTTCTGGCGTAACAGGTACGGCAAATGGAAGTTCTGTTGTGAATAATGGATTTAATTATTTTGTGCATCTAACCCAGTCATTTGGTGGATGGGGTCGTACAAATGGTGAGAGAATCGGTGCTTTCGCCCTTGTTGGTATGGGGAGTGCCATTCCACAAGGTGGAGGAACAAATCCCAATACCGTTTATAATCGGGAAGGGATTGATTTCATGATGAACCCGATCCCCAATGGCGGACTCAATATTTTTGCCGCTTGGGATATTGCACAGGATCCGACCGGTATGATTGCTGCAACCCCATTGTTGCCCGGTTTTACTGGGTCTCAAGTAGCAACATCAGGTGCCGAATACATGTCTTGGTTGATCCAAGCAGATTGGCAGCCGACTTTTGGAGGTTTCTTCTCCCAGAGCGGGACGAACTCGAACATGATTTCCTTTATCTATAACCAGTTAAACATGATGCAGCAGCCGACTTTCTCTGGTGGTATTGCAAATCTGCCGGGTAATTTCAACAACGTGCTGGCCTTTACTTTGTCCGATCGTTATTGGCTCTGGGGGTCGGATCGGGCGGATATCTCGCTTTTTGCCCAGTACCAGTACATGATTAACTACGGCGTTGCTGGTGCTTTGAGTGGATGGGCAACGGCTGCAAACACAGGTTTAAATACGCAAGTTTCTTCACGTCAGTTTTTTGGCAATGTTGAAGCCAATAACTTTTCAGTTGGCATTGACTTCGCTTACTAAGAAATATTTTCTGTGATATGTAATACGAAAGGGGAAGAGAAAAATCTCTTCCCCTTTTTGATTTTTTAAGATTTTGATTTATTTTTACTAATTGTTTTTACTAATTGATTTCCTCCGTTGTTTCATGCCAAATCCAAGATTCAGAAAGATAAGAATAGTCTGATATATAAGATAATTACGTAATTTTAGTCACTAAATCCAGCTCTATCACTGCAAAAACCCGTTTACCCAATCCTTCAGGACATTGTTGTTGATATGAAGCCCCGGTGTTAGAGGGATCGTCACTGTCCGCTCGATCGTTCCAGGCTTTTTCTCATGATTCTGGGAGAAGTGGAGGACCAGGTGGGCGTCCTTCAGTTGCATGTCTTTTTTGGGAAGCGCAAAGTACAAAAAACCTCCTCGTAACGATCCGTCCTGGAGTTTCACGTCTTTTGTGTAGGACTTGTAGTTCAGATCCCGACCGAAGGGACTATCTTGCGGTGATGGCTGGGTAAAAGGCGTGGGCAATACCCAGATCACCGATCCCAGTCCCAATGTGACCACCGTGAAGAGGATCAGTCCCGTGTAGTAAAGTGTTTCCTTGACGACAATGTAGGGATGTTTGGCTTGCCAGGCGATGTCGTAGACGGCATTGGGGGAAATAGCCGGATAATACTGTCCATCGCTGATGATGTAGGCCGAATGGATCAGAAAGACCGCTGGTCTCGGATCATCCGATTCCAGAGAGATCTGGAGAGGCAGGATATGCTTTCGCCAAAGACCGTTTCTTCCGTAGAGAGAATGGATCAGGTGTGGAGTGTTGTAGGGATTGACTCCCACCTGGATTTCCGAGCCGGAAACGGTCGATCGGGTCTTGAGACGGGAAGGCAGGGTCAAAGGAACGGGTTTTGCGGTATAAAAGGACGTGCAGGAATCAAAAAGGAACACCATGACGGTGACGGAAAAAAGAACTCTCAGAAAACGGGACCGGAACATGAGATGAGTGCCCTCCTGGTCTGGGGGCCTTCCCGATGAGATCCGGACGGGAAGACGAAATGAATTGTATGACAGGACCAGACTGTTGAAACGGTAACGCCCGGAAACAATTATTCAGTCGTACGGGGGTTGGCCTGGGACTTGTCCGAAACAGGATGCGTTCCCCGGGAAGGGAATCGTGTTCGGGGTTATTCTGACACATTCGGGAGTCGGGAACAATTCAGAAGCGGGGAAGAGGAGGTCACAAGATGACCGGAAACGTAGGCCGTGGAATTGTTTTACTGGCAATGATCGCCGGTTTTCTGGTTTTTTCGTCTCCGGCGTTCGCCGTCGAAGAGCAGTTTTTTGGCGAGATGGCTCCGACTCTCGGCGGGAGTGGGACGGCGGGGCACGATCTGGGAACGGGGTTTGGGTTCGGATGGACTCTGGGCGACTGGATCTTGCCCGACTTCAAGCTGAGGGGTGGGGTCCAGTGGATCCTGTTTCCGGGAGTCCGGGCCAACAGCGACAACGCCATGCAAGCGATTCCCATCACCTTCGGAATGGAATACGTCCCTCCCGGTTTAGGGTCCTCTTCTTCCGGTCTTTATGGGTACGGGGTTCTGGATGCGGGGGTATTCCCGGCGGTCCAGACAAATCAGACCTTTTCTTCCTTCAATCCGATCGTCGACGCCGGGTTCGGGGGAAATTTTCCGGTCACCCGGAAGCTTTCCCTGTTTGTTGAAGTCAAGGCGGCGCTGGTCATGAACACCTTTTATCGCTTCGTCCCGCAGACCAACGGTCAGCTGTTCTTTTACGTGCCGGTATCTTTCGGATTTCTGTTCTGAGAAGCATGTCCGGTCCCTCCCAAGTTTTTATCCCTCGGACGGAGAAATCGGTTCGAGTGGAGAAGCGGTCGAGGATGCCCAGCCTTTTCGCCCTCCGGCAATGCCGAAGAGGAAAGCGATACCTGCTATTGCCGACAAGACCAGAAAGGCCGCATCGGTTCCCGCTGCTTCCGTCAGTTGCCCCGCCACAAGCTGGCTGAGAAATCCTCCCGCCGAAATCATGGCCCCGAGAAACCCGATCAGGGCGTTGAAACGACCGCTTCCCCTGGCGATTTCGGCGGCGAGCATCGGGAGAAGAACTGAAAGAATGCCGGTAGCGATGCCGTCCAGAACCTGGATTTCAAGAATCCCGGACTGAGTGGATGCGGCCGAGAGGCCCAGTCCACGGACGGGCAACAAGAGAAGGCAGAAGATGAAAACTTTCCATGCTCCGGTTCTTCGGACGATACGCGGCGTCAGAAGAGAGACGACCGTCATGACGGCCTGGGTGACGACAATGGCCCATGCGATAACTTCGCCCGGGGGCTCTGGCATGCGGTTGGCCAGTTTTTCTCCGGCTAGAGGCAGCATGGCCGTGTTGGCCGTAAAGAAGAGCAGGACGGTCAAGAAAAACAGAAGAACAGGTATTTTCAGAACATTCTGCAAGGGAAGAATGGCTCCGTCCGGACGGGATTCCCGGGAGACCAGAGGATCGATCGATCCGCGGGGGATACGGAGGGCGAGGAGTCCCGCACAGAACGAGGAAACTCCATAGAAAAGGAAGACGACAGGGGGATCCCAATGCCTGGCCAGAAATCCGACGACCAGGGCTCCTGCCACCGAGCCGGCATGGTTCGCCCCTTGGGCGAGTCCCATGGCGCGAGGGAAGTGCTCTTTTCCGGTCAGCCCCATTGCCATGGCCGACAAAAATGGGATGATGAGAGCGGTGGAAACGCCGATCAGCCCCTGGGCGAAAAAAACACGCAGGGTCGACGGGCGGCCCAGAAGAGAGAGACAGCCCAAGGCAAAAAGCGTAGAAACGATGAAAAAGGCCCACCTTTTTTCTTTCAGGCGATCGGTGAGCATTCCGGCGAAGGGTTGGGCGAGGAGGAGTGCCAGGTTGCCGAAGGCGAGAGCGACCCCGACCTGACCGGCTTTCCAGTGGAGGCTGTAGGCCAGATCGACGGCGAGGAGAGGCATGATGCCTGTCTGGATGTCGCCGACCAGGAAATTGATCCCCAGAAAAGGCAAACGTCCAGGAAAGGAAAGCCTGTCCGGAAATTGCGCACTCTTCGAAACGTCTGGATTCATCGGGGCCATCCCGGGTTCCGGAAGCCAACGGCAGGAAAGTGACTTGCGTCATGCCAAAAGTTGTCGGACGTCGGATCGGTCATTAGTTTCGACGGAAATGGCGGGATGGTCAAGAGAAAAATGCAATGCTCCGGACAGCCTGACAGGATGAGAGTGAATCGGGCCCTGTTTTTCGAATCCCGGGGATTTGATGCGGATGAGCTCCAGTCCCGGAATATGATATTCTGGGAGGAATTCGTGCAGGCTGTTTCGACCGAAAGGTCGTTTTCATAAACTCCCGCCCCGGAAACGATCTTTCCGGGATTGTTCCTCTGTGTTTTTAAGGGGTTTTTAAGGAAGAGGTGTTCATTGGTGTCGTCTCCCCTTCGGGAATATCCGATCTCCCGTATCGTTCCTTTTGAAAAAGATGTCCGTTTGTTCGAGTTCGACTGTTCCGGAGATCCGTTCGTGTTTCTTCCGGGGCAGTTCATTGCTGTCCCCGGGGCAAACGGGAAGTCGGCCTATTTTGCGGTGGCATCGACGCCCGGGAAATCGGACCGGTTCGAAATCCTGGTCAAGAACATGAATCCCCTGACCGAAGAGCTGTTCGGAAAGAGGGTGGGAGAGACCCTTTCCTTGCAGGGACCGCTGGGAAAAGGATTTCCGCTGGACCCCTACAAAGGGATGAACCTGCTGTTCGTGGGGGTCGGAACGGCGATCGCGCCGCTTCGTTCGACGCTTCTGGCGGCGCTCGACCGGCGGGAAGAGTTCAACCGGATCGAACTGTATTTCGGGACGTTGACCCCGAACCACATCTACTTTGGAGAAGAAATGGCCTCCTGGCATGAGAGAGGGGCAACCGTGCACATCACGGTCACCTATCCCGACGAGACGTGGGACAGCCATTCGGGGTTCGTGCAGGAGATCTTGCGGCAATGCCCCGACCCCCTGCATGAGACGGTGGTGTATCTGTGCGGGATGAAGGAGATGGTCGAAGACACGATCGGTGTGCTGAAAGGACGGATGGTTCCGGAGTCCCTGATCCTCCAGAACATCTGACCGTTCTGTCGTCCGTCCGGAAGAGTGGACACTTCTTATCCGGAATGTCTTTAAAGACCAGGATCTTCGTGGTCGGTACCCTGCCGTTGTCGAGATTTTGGATAATGTGGAGGATGAGGAGGGGGGATTGCCGGACAAGAAGACGGTCGGCAGAGGAAACCTGAAAAATCGTCTTGCGGTTTCCCTGGAAATTGTTTTTTCGTCTTTTTCGCTTCGGAAGAGCATTTCGACGGCGGTTTCGGAGCCTGCCGGAAATATCCCCACCATTTTCCTCTCATCTCCGAAATGTGTGGTTGAAACGAGGTGGCTCAGAAGTCTCCGTGAGCACTCCAGAAGTCTCTGGGATTGATAATGCGGTACCGATCGGCCAGGGCCAGCAAATCGCCGTCTCCCGTAATGAGGTAATCGGCTTTGGAGATTCTCATCGCTTCGAGGAGGATGGCCAAAACCGGTTGATCGTCGATATCGCGCAATGTGGGATCGTGCGTGGGGCTGGGAGTAAGGATTTCCATCTGGAGGGCAAGGGAATCCACCAGATCGTCGATCTCGTTTTTGGTCAGGTGATGTCGATGGGTCAAGCGGGCAAGGACTCGCCGCAATTCTTCCAAAATGTAATCCGACGTCAGAATGTCTAACGAGCCCTGTTTCCAGAAGGAGAGGATTTTTCCGGGAACACTGGCCGGATAGGCGATTCCGGAAACCAGGACATTGGTATCCAGTATGACGCGGAGAGTGGACACGTTTTGTCAGGGATTGTGGCGTGGGTCATGTTTTCGGGAACGCTCTGATGCCACGATGTCGTCGATCTCGGAGATTCCCGAAGATTCAGGGGTCTTCGCGTATCCTTCTTCAATCCGTTGGCAGAGAGTCTCAAAACGAGTTTGCATGCGGCGAATGCGATCGAAGAGACGGGCATCGACGAGGGCGGCGACGGGCTTTCCGTCTTTGTTGATGATGATACTGTCGTGACGGTATTGGACTTGGTTCAGCATTTTCCCAAGGTTCTGACGAAAGTTCACTGCGCTGATTTCCGTAATCATCTTTCACCTCCAGGACAGAAAAGCATGGGATCATAGCAACCATTATGATCGATATGATTCATCTGATCAAGGAGTTCCCGGATAGCCGGTCCCTGTCGGGTGGGAGATTTATCGGAAACATGTAAACGACTTTTGGAAGATGCTGGGGATGAAGGGGAGTTACGTTGTCGGACAAGAAGACGGTCGGCAGAGGGAACGTGAAAAATCGTCTTGCGGTTTCCCTGGAAATTGTTTTTTCGTCTTTTTCGCTCCGGAAGAGTGTGCCGACCGCGATGGTAGTGGGGACCTGTTTGAATGCGATCAACCAGTTCCCCCGATTTTTTCACGACAAGCCGCTCGTCTGGACGAAGGTGTGTCTGAACTATCTGGTGCCTTTTCTGGTGTCGTCCTGGAGCATCCTGTCGGTCCGGATTTCAAAAGAGGACACTGTTACCGGAAAAAAGGGATCTCTCGGAAAAAGAACGGAGAACGGTCCGGAAGACGGGACCGGTTGAAGATTCTTTGGGACTCCTGAAGAATTCTCCTCGTATCCCGGGGATCCAGCGGGAAAGGTCTCACGATCCATCCTCTGATTCATGATCGTCGCACTCGAGTTCACGGGCCATCGCGGCCAGTCGCAGGTCTTTTGTCCACAGCCGGAATCCTGTCAATCTTGCGGAAGCGAGCAGGCAAGCATCCACATATCCGACGCCCTTTCCCATCAGCCGGTGATGCTCCACCAGCCAGAGGATTTCTCTAGGGTTGGCGCAAGGACATCGTGGGAGGGATGTGAGGAGGGAGAGGACGTTCTGGCGATCTCGAAAATTGCCCAAGGCCAGTTCGCCAAGAACAAAATCATGCATGGAAGCGGATTCTTGTTCCAAAATCTTCTTGAGACGATGGTTACCCTTCCGGAAATGGTCGATCCATACCGATGTATCGACGAGAATCATTCTTTCTCATTCTTCCGTCTTGGAATATCCATCATTTGGGGTTCGCTGCCTCCCAGCCTCGCCAGACGCCGGGCACTTTCCCTCTGGATCAGCGCTTCCAGCGCTTCTTTCAGGATCGCGTTCCGACTGGTGATGCCAGTTATATCCTGAGCCAGGGATAAAAGGGATTCATCGATCTGCACGGTCGTTCTCATTCCCCGATCCCCCTTTCTGAGGTGAATCATTTTTAATCATCATTTGATGTCCATATTAGTGCCTTTCGAAAGGATTGTCGATCTGAATCTGGTCGGGTGTTTTTTCCGACCGGGGAAACCGTTCCGGGTTTTTGGACTGTCAGGAGAAGGAATGGAGTGAGAATCCACCCGTCGAGCGAACGTTCATGTGAAGATCCTGCGCATGAGGATGCAGAAGGGAGATCGAAAATCAGGGAAAGACGGCGATGGGACAGGAGACGGATTCCCTGAAAAAATCTGCCAGATGCCGAAGTCTCTCGGCGGAAATGGCGACGATTTCAGGGGTGGGTGGTTTTCGCGCTACGGTGTAGAGGTGCCATTCCCGGATATCGCTGCCTTCCCGCAAAAGGGTGGTCACCCAGTCGCGCATGGCTTCGGCCCAGGCGCCTTCCGGACGAAAGGGGCTCTCCGGGGCCCGGATGTCCATCACCATCGTCTGGAGGGTGACGGGTAAGTCCCGGAGCGCTTCGGAAACGGCGTTCCGGTAGCGATCGAAGGTCAGGGCGCTACGGTCGATCCGGGAAAAAGATCCGGGATCGGCAGCATCGATCTTGAACCAGATTTCGTCGGTCTTCCCTCCGGAAGAGGATTTGCCGTCCGGGGGAAGAGGCTGGTTCAGGAAGAGTGTTTCCCGGAGGAGCCTGCGGATGCGGGATTTGAAGAGACCGGTCCCGTTGGTAATGATCCGGATCGGAACATGGGACAGTCCGGGAGTCGTATTCCGGGTGGTGGCCACCGCGTTCAGAATTGCGGAAAATTCCGGAACCATCGTGGGTTCCCCGTCTCCGGAAAACGCGATGTCGGCGATGCACCGGAGTTCGGCAGGCAACGCGTCAAAGGGTCCGGTCCGGAAAAAATCTCCCTTGTGTACGCTTTCCAGAAGGGCCGCCAATTCGTCGAGAAGTCGGCCGACCTCCACCGTCCGGTGCACCGGATCGGCTCCCTCCATGCCCGACGGGGTCCGGTCCACCTGGCAATATACGCAGTCGAAGTTGCATCCTTTATCGGGGTTCAGGTTGATCCCGACCGAGATACCTCCCGCCCGTCGGGAGAGGACGGGATAGACGTAACGATTTTTTCCATAAGACCGTTCATGGGATTTCCACAGAGGGGCTAGCGTCTCCAATGGCTCCTCCAATGGTCCGCGTCCCGCCAGGGGGAGTCTTCTGCCGGCGAAGAGAAGGAAACCCGATAGCGTTCTCCCCCGTGTGCGGCCTCGAGGGGAAGGGGATCTTCCGGAATCTGTTTTCCGAACACCCGCAGGGCTCCGGTCGCGATCTCTTCCATGTTGTGCGGGAGAGGATCGGGAAAGAACACGCCCGGTCCGTTGAAACCCGCCGGATGGAATCCCATCCCGCAATCCGCGATCAGGGTGTCCAGCATTTCGTTGTCATGGGCGTCCCGGCCGACGATGACCCAGGCGTCTTCGAAGCGGTAATGCCGTCCGAATCGCAGAAGCGGGGCCACGACCGGGGGCTCGTCGAACCGGACGAAATCGTCGAGCCTTTCCCGGAAGTTGTCGTCGGTCAGAAGACACCCGCCGGCCGGACTCGGCACATGAGAGAAAGCGAACGCTCTGGCCATGGCCAGCTGGGGTTTCCGGGAACGTCCCGAAAGGGACAAAAGCCGGTTGCGGTCGACCCATCCGTTTTTTTCCGGGGCGGTTTCCGGGAGAAGGCGGGCCGAAAGCGGCCGGACAACCTGTCCTTCCATGCCGGAGTCCCGGTCGATAAGTGACATGGACTGTTTTTTCTGGGAAAGAGGGCGCTGCCCCACGACTTCCCCGGTGACGAGAAAGCCGGTTCCGGTTTCTTCCATCACTTCGCGACCCAGCGTGAACATTAGGATCCGGCAGTCCACGCAAGGGTTCTTGACCGAACCGTATCCGTGGGCCGGATTCTTCAGGACCTCGACGAACCGGTCCCCTTTCGGACGCCGGATCAGCGGGATTCCCAGCTCCCGGGCCATGGTGTCGGCCGTGGTGTCGCATCCGAAGGGGCTCTCAAGATGCAGTGCGACCAGTTCGACCCCCTGTTCCAGGAGGAGCTTCCCGGCGAGAGACGAGTCGAGACCTCCGGAAAGAAGGAGGAGTCCTTTCATGGTTTTTTCGCGTCCGTGTCCATGATGACCTCGTGAATCTCCAGGACGTTGGGTCCGGAAAACATCTCTTTTGGCGGTCTTGGTCCGGAATGGGCCTGACGGAACGATTCGGACTTCGTCCAGGCTTCGAAGTGCTCCATCGATTCCCAGAACGTCATGACCGAATAATATTCGCTGTCGACTGGCCGGAGAATCAGGTTCCGGATGAACCCCGGATTTTTTTCGATCAGGCCTTTTCTGTTCCGGAAACGTTCCTCGAAATCCTGTTCGTGTCCGGCGGCGACACGGATGCGGTTGGCGACGACGACCATGGGGCGAATCCTTTCTCCGGAAGATGAATCGACTGGTGGAAAACCTCTGAAAAACGGAGGACGGCCGGCGGGATATCCGGCCTGATCTTCATTCTAACATTTGGGGGGAACGGAGAACCAGTCTGGGAAAAGACCGGGTCGTTCTGTGGGGTCTTCAGGGAAAAAAGGCCGGGAGTCTTTTGGGTCGGGATCGCTTTTATTGACAGGGGGAGTCAGGAGGTTCTTTCAACCCTGTCGAAGTCGTCGATCCGGGATGTCCGGATTGTCTGGCGAGTGTGACCGGTTTGTTGCGGGCCGCTCAAAACCGGTCAAAAAAGGAGAGGGAAAGGATGGGGAGTGGGGTTTCATGATGGAGGACAACACAAAACTCCCGGATATCCCGAATTCACTGATGGAGTGTCTTTCGGTCTTTCAACTCTTTTCGCCTGAGAGGGATGTGACATCTTTATCCTTGCAAATCACGGATGTTATATCCATAATTGCAAGGATGATTGAACGCATGCTTTCACGCATCGTCCGGGAATACCTGGGAGAGTTTCCGGCTGTTGCCCTTCTGGGGCCCCGGCAAGTGGGAAAGACGACGCTTGCTCTCGAAATCGGCCGAGCGGACAATGCTCTCTACCTGGATCTCGAATCCGAGCGGGACAAGTCAAAGCTGGCTCTTCCCGAGGAGTATCTCTGGGAGCACCGGGAAAGATTGGTGATTCTGGACGAAGTCCATCGCCTTCCCGGCCTCTTTCCTCTCCTGCGCGGATCGACCGAAAGCGGCGGGAGGGAAAGGGTCCTGGGGGCTATCTTCTTCTCGGCTCTGCCACGCCGGATCTTCTGAGGCAGTCCGGGGAATCCCTGGCGGGCCGGATCGCGTATCTCGAGCTTTCCCCTCTGGGGGTCATCGAAACGGGGCGAGACGCGATCAATGCGCTCTGGCTCCGGGGAGGATATCCGGAAAGCTTTCTTGCTTCCGATTCCCGGACCAGCTTCCTCTGGCGAGAACACTTTCTCCGGACCTATCTGGAAAGAGACATCCCCCAGTTCGGGTTCCGCATCGCGGCGGAGATGCTCCGCCGGTTCTGGGGCATGCTGGCCCACAATCAGGGTGGATTGCTCAACACATCGAACCTGGCCCGGAATATTGGCGTGGATGTCAAGACAGCAGGCAATTATCTCGATCTTCTCGCCGATTTGTATCTCGTTCGCCGGTTGCCTCCCTGGCAGGCGAATCTTGGAAAGCGTCTGGTCAAATCTCCAAAAGTCTATGTCCGCGACAGCGGACTCGTCCATGCTCTTCTGGGCATCGTCGAACGGGAGAGCCTCCTCGGTCACCCGGTTGTGGGAGCAAGCTGGGAAAGCTTCGCAATCGAGAATCTTCTCGTGTCAGTCGGCGACCGGGCCCGGGGATTTTTCTACCGGACCTCCGGAGGAGCGGAGATCGATCTTCTTCTTGAATGGCCAGATCAGACCCTGTGGGCGATCGAGGTCAAGCGGAGCTTCGCTCCAAAACCTGACCGGGGATTTTATTCGTCCTGTCTCGACCTGTCTCCGGTGCGCAAGTATGTCGTCTATCCCGGAGAGGAAAGAATCCCTCTGCCGGAAGGAATCGTGGCGATTTCTCTTTTCGAGCTGGCCCGAGAAATCAGAGAGACGAGCCGGACATGAAGGGCGGACAATTTCTGGCACAAAGAGGAATTGTGCTCTCGAAGGATTTCTTCAAGGGGAGGGCCTTCCGAACGACTTTTGAGAGGACAAAGAGCAATCTGTCGACCGGAACAACCGGATCCGTTGTAAAAACGAAGATAACAGATTGATTAAAAGGCAGGCTTTTCGACATGTCGTAAAATGACGTAAGGATTTGCTTCGGTTCTTGTCCGTCCGACAGAAGGCACGGGCCCTTCTTTGTTTTCCCTCCCGGAACAAAAGAGAACCTCAACGGAGAAAGGTTCGAAAAAGACTTCTGGTCGAAAAACGACGTCTTGTCCAGCCTTCCTGTCCATGATAATTAAGAATTTATCCGTAAATAATTCCGGTTTTCCGGAATGCGATAATCGCTGCAGTCAGATGCAGGAGTGCCCTGTACGTCCTTTCATATTTCTCTTAGCGGACCAGAAGCTTCCGGAACCGGTTGAGCCACGCAAGGGCAATCTCCACCACCCACCGGCACGGTCGGAAGGACGGATCCCGCTTCTTCTCTTCCCGTTCCTCTCCGCGTTGCCGGATATGAGGAATATAGCCATGGTGCCGGATCGTCTCCCGGGCCAGAGGTGCCTTGACCATCGAGCTGTTAATGCTCTGCCAGCTCCAGTCGTCCCTTCTATCTCGTCGAATTCCGCCAATCCGGCCTGCCACAGCTTCACGAAGACCCCAGCTTCCAACCACTCCAGAAAGTATTTGTGAACCGAGGACGGGCTCCCGAAGATTTCCTTGGGAAGCGCCTTCCACTGGATCCCCTTTGGCCCAAAAGGCATCCGACACTTGCCAAGACTGATTGCGCATCCTTTTCTCCTTCGGTTCGGGTTGAAAAAGCTCGTCTCTCCGAAGGAGGTTCTATCAGACAGGATCCAT
The sequence above is drawn from the Leptospirillum ferriphilum ML-04 genome and encodes:
- a CDS encoding cytochrome, translated to MRKTLLMFLSFFALASVAVFFSPKAANAYPGFARKYNFPCSFCHIQWPKLADTGHFFKDRGFMLSTTGKANGLDMMFQDPKNQNYFPIGFHMSMAYYGSQVNGVATSGSAESYCAGSTHTCITKGLSGGATSALDHGGWANGASANTPWDIESGGLLNPWISFWVQPGYNGSLGLQIVKLWVRFDDLFNSTWANLYVGKASVDPPFSNQRNVYIGTNVPWTMYDYQPGTSELMNNGGATNAGFNFLGAGALYYDGDMFAMANDATQFRYFGYHINSGAACSTQSSFSIDPCETRVSISFLPNSSLYAGNSFVSGSGVTGTANGSSVVNNGFNYFVHLTQSFGGWGRTNGERIGAFALVGMGSAIPQGGGTNPNTVYNREGIDFMMNPIPNGGLNIFAAWDIAQDPTGMIAATPLLPGFTGSQVATSGAEYMSWLIQADWQPTFGGFFSQSGTNSNMISFIYNQLNMMQQPTFSGGIANLPGNFNNVLAFTLSDRYWLWGSDRADISLFAQYQYMINYGVAGALSGWATAANTGLNTQVSSRQFFGNVEANNFSVGIDFAY
- a CDS encoding MFS transporter, coding for MNPDVSKSAQFPDRLSFPGRLPFLGINFLVGDIQTGIMPLLAVDLAYSLHWKAGQVGVALAFGNLALLLAQPFAGMLTDRLKEKRWAFFIVSTLFALGCLSLLGRPSTLRVFFAQGLIGVSTALIIPFLSAMAMGLTGKEHFPRAMGLAQGANHAGSVAGALVVGFLARHWDPPVVFLFYGVSSFCAGLLALRIPRGSIDPLVSRESRPDGAILPLQNVLKIPVLLFFLTVLLFFTANTAMLPLAGEKLANRMPEPPGEVIAWAIVVTQAVMTVVSLLTPRIVRRTGAWKVFIFCLLLLPVRGLGLSAASTQSGILEIQVLDGIATGILSVLLPMLAAEIARGSGRFNALIGFLGAMISAGGFLSQLVAGQLTEAAGTDAAFLVLSAIAGIAFLFGIAGGRKGWASSTASPLEPISPSEG
- a CDS encoding FAD-binding oxidoreductase; the protein is MSSPLREYPISRIVPFEKDVRLFEFDCSGDPFVFLPGQFIAVPGANGKSAYFAVASTPGKSDRFEILVKNMNPLTEELFGKRVGETLSLQGPLGKGFPLDPYKGMNLLFVGVGTAIAPLRSTLLAALDRREEFNRIELYFGTLTPNHIYFGEEMASWHERGATVHITVTYPDETWDSHSGFVQEILRQCPDPLHETVVYLCGMKEMVEDTIGVLKGRMVPESLILQNI
- a CDS encoding putative toxin-antitoxin system toxin component, PIN family; this translates as MSTLRVILDTNVLVSGIAYPASVPGKILSFWKQGSLDILTSDYILEELRRVLARLTHRHHLTKNEIDDLVDSLALQMEILTPSPTHDPTLRDIDDQPVLAILLEAMRISKADYLITGDGDLLALADRYRIINPRDFWSAHGDF
- a CDS encoding type II toxin-antitoxin system Phd/YefM family antitoxin, with the protein product MITEISAVNFRQNLGKMLNQVQYRHDSIIINKDGKPVAALVDARLFDRIRRMQTRFETLCQRIEEGYAKTPESSGISEIDDIVASERSRKHDPRHNP
- a CDS encoding type II toxin-antitoxin system VapC family toxin, which translates into the protein MILVDTSVWIDHFRKGNHRLKKILEQESASMHDFVLGELALGNFRDRQNVLSLLTSLPRCPCANPREILWLVEHHRLMGKGVGYVDACLLASARLTGFRLWTKDLRLAAMARELECDDHESEDGS
- a CDS encoding type II toxin-antitoxin system VapB family antitoxin; translated protein: MRTTVQIDESLLSLAQDITGITSRNAILKEALEALIQRESARRLARLGGSEPQMMDIPRRKNEKE
- a CDS encoding radical SAM protein, which produces METLAPLWKSHERSYGKNRYVYPVLSRRAGGISVGINLNPDKGCNFDCVYCQVDRTPSGMEGADPVHRTVEVGRLLDELAALLESVHKGDFFRTGPFDALPAELRCIADIAFSGDGEPTMVPEFSAILNAVATTRNTTPGLSHVPIRIITNGTGLFKSRIRRLLRETLFLNQPLPPDGKSSSGGKTDEIWFKIDAADPGSFSRIDRSALTFDRYRNAVSEALRDLPVTLQTMVMDIRAPESPFRPEGAWAEAMRDWVTTLLREGSDIREWHLYTVARKPPTPEIVAISAERLRHLADFFRESVSCPIAVFP
- a CDS encoding thiamine biosynthesis protein, which codes for MKGLLLLSGGLDSSLAGKLLLEQGVELVALHLESPFGCDTTADTMARELGIPLIRRPKGDRFVEVLKNPAHGYGSVKNPCVDCRILMFTLGREVMEETGTGFLVTGEVVGQRPLSQKKQSMSLIDRDSGMEGQVVRPLSARLLPETAPEKNGWVDRNRLLSLSGRSRKPQLAMARAFAFSHVPSPAGGCLLTDDNFRERLDDFVRFDEPPVVAPLLRFGRHYRFEDAWVIVGRDAHDNEMLDTLIADCGMGFHPAGFNGPGVFFPDPLPHNMEEIATGALRVFGKQIPEDPLPLEAAHGGERYRVSFSSPAEDSPWRDADHWRSHWRR
- a CDS encoding antibiotic biosynthesis monooxygenase family protein, with protein sequence MVVVANRIRVAAGHEQDFEERFRNRKGLIEKNPGFIRNLILRPVDSEYYSVMTFWESMEHFEAWTKSESFRQAHSGPRPPKEMFSGPNVLEIHEVIMDTDAKKP